DNA sequence from the Augochlora pura isolate Apur16 chromosome 11, APUR_v2.2.1, whole genome shotgun sequence genome:
GAGCAGCCGATGGAGTATTTGAATCGCATTGTTGTGGATTAGTTTCGCTCAAAGTGTTATCGTTTCCTTGGGTGGATAGACCACGAATCTGGAGCAAAATATGTTATCGTTAGATCGGATCGACTTATGGACGCGTTCcgaacattttgaaaaactattttattgaaaaaatgtcTAAGTGTTCGTAGAAATAGCAAGACAAATCTTTCGGTTATTACCTGTAATACTTCAGCAGCCTGCATTAACTTTGCCAGCTGCTGTTGCTCCACGTATACTTCTCCACGATACATAAACTCCACCAAAGCTTGAAGTTCCCACATTTTCATATCTCTCAAAACGATAATGGGATGGGTGCATGGTATTTCTAGCAGCAAACGTTCCAAATAATCGCTACAGGCTGACAATACCACTTTGTGACATTTTATCGAACCTCCGTCGCAAGCCAAAGTGACATCGACAAATTGCTCAGAACTTAACAATTTAGGAAACGCACTGTGCATATTCGACTGATGAGAATTCCAGGAAACGCAAAACTGTTGGCGATCCCCACCAGGATAATTACCTGGGGTATTCAAGATACTTCCACTCTCCATTATGGTACCTTCTTAGAACAATCTTCCTGTCAATAGCAACAAGCAGTTTAATTATACCCTTGcaacattgaaaatatatattttgacaaAAATCGTTTATGGCATTTGCAATAGTTTGaatattgtacataaaatgaatttcgaatgTGACTTTAGTATTTCTTGACAGATCATTAGAATGGCAGATATTACAATATCAAAATAGACGTAAACTTCCTTTAGAAACCAATACGCTTGTATTTCAAGTATAATatcatgtataatatagttagATTCTGTATCAATGACTTTATGGTTTGGTGTTATTAGTTTTTGTTTTCTTGACAACAACGAATGTTGGTTTTTTGTATAGAGGTTCTTGAGTGAGGTTTGTTGTATAGAGGTTTCTTGTATACGATTGTTTCATTGCATTGCTGACAGAGAACTAAACATTGCGTAAAGatctgttaaaattaaacttgaaATGATCCAATTTGATTCTTATACGTTTGCCTGTACACGCACAAACTTTaacaaagtatataaataattcagaacGATTAAGTGCTTCTGCAAAAGTAGAAAACCAAAAGGCATCACTCAAGAATAAGAACAAGCCTTCGAATGTCAGTGGAAGTAACAAAGGAAAGTaggagaaattattgaaaaatatatagtttgaTCAGCAAAATGTATAAGTGGTACGTAACAATAGCACACAAcatggataaaataatttcacgattACAGTGTGTATTCTGAAATTTGTAGAGGAACTATCAAActtatgaaatacaaaatatctaCCTGAATGAAATACAGAAATCGGTAATATAAACGAAATGTGGTTACAAAGACAAATATTCATGTGAAAATAACTCGAATAGAAATTCGTGTCGTTATCCCAGGGAAAACATGTAACAAAACAAATCGGCCGTTGATAATGTTTAAGCAAATTCTTTGGAAAAAAAAGTTCAAACCCAAACTCCAGTTACGCGGCGTTTATCGTAATCACGTGTTCAAAGCGTACTAGCCGACAGGTTAACCAAAAAATGTACGATATACATggagaaatgtaaaatttcgtTCCATATAGAAAAATGGTGAAATCTTTGTGGGAGACGCTGTCGGCGTGAGTGCCATCACCCCCCAGGAACGCCTTGAACACAAGTTTAGTCTTTCTTCTTAGTTTACGAATCCGAATTCTACAAACTTCAGGATCCGGGGAACAAAAAATAGAacgaattttcgaataaatggtTTCACTCACGAATTTTCAGCTTTCTCGATCCCTCTCAGATTTTCGCGTCGCTTTCGGGAAGAATCCCTTAAGAAAACATTCATCCGCCGAGATTTGCACTAGCTAGGGGAGCTCGAACAGAAGGGTGGGGGTAGTAAGGCTGGGGGTAGCTTAGTGGAACACCAGCGCACCTCTTGTCTTTCCTGAAAACTCTTACGAACGTTAAACTCCCGACTCCCGACGCCCGACGCGTATCAAAACTGTCTACCGTGCACACATGTCTACACGTACGCGCCCACACGTGCAACTGTGTAGCAGTGTGATCGTGCTCCTCGTGTACGTGCACACATTATGTTTGTGTGCCTCGTACCCGTTGGTACACGTTCTCCTCCTTTAGAAATATTACGTGGAATTTATAGCGCCACAACCGAATCTTTAATCAGTCTTTCAGGTCTCGATTTAATAGTTCACAACATCAATAGAAGTCCATACCGAGGTTCGAATTTGTACGGAAAATTCTCGAGACTTCATTAACAACTTCAACAgacattttccattttcaaaaCAATAATATCTGTTCCCTCTATTcgctaattaaatatttcactgatatttttagaaaatatatgtttaaaatatgcaTGTGTGCGTGTAGTTGTAATTCCATAGAAAACGTACAGATCCGACATGTTCATGGAAACGCGCCAAAGCATGTAATCAAAATGAAaggaaatttaaaagaagaatttgcCTCTCGAAAGCGTAGGAAATTCGTACGATATTCtacttgaaaaatgaaaatggtttactttatattcacatttattttataaaattcagtacacacatatatatatcagCCCATGTGTACCATAGAGACTTAGACCATTGGTCTAAGGCCTAAGGTATATACACACCTTGCCGATAAAAAAAGGTCCAATAAGAAGTTGGTCACGTGACGAGACGCGTCGCCATTGtacataacaaatatatacGTTACACTTTGTTGTCGTATGTGCAATATCATCTGTGTATATATCACCAATGTATTACAAAATGTGATATGAACTTCTAACAATACGAGCACATACTGTTATAAGCAGTATAAAATTCATGCGTATGTATATATTCCaacaaagaaatttcattaatttttccagaTTAAATCTACATTTGCATGCCTACATGTGTGTACCAATGGCATGAAAATTGTCCAATTGTCATTAAAATGTTAGTACGAATTTGTAACCAATTAAATACGTGCTATGGTTTAGTTACTTTTACGTATTCCTTGGGATTGGCTAATATGTACATGGGTACAGCGTATATCTATTCGTTTCTTTAAGTAAATTACGTTCAAACAAAACATGTTTTTGACGAAAACCTTACGTTAACTTCATTCAAGcagaatttatgaatatcgCACAATCAAACATGGCATATGCACATGTACAAAATGGACTTATAGGCGATCGGTCACGTGACAAAACAAATCGCCATTATGGTTTTGAAAGGCTAATGCTAGAATTTCTTCGCGTGTCATGATGTCTCTTTGTAGTATATTTACAGCGCTAGTCTTGTACTTTTTCCTACAATAACGTTGTAGGTGTCAACGATACCTGTGATATAATATCGATCTTTTGCGATTTGTAAACatcatttatttgtaatgtGAACGATATTTGATAAGACAAAGATATACTGTTTGGGTATTACAATTAAACGTACATTATGTCAAAAATAACTGGATACGATACACACGATGATGGACCAGGTTTTGTTGGGATTCGATTTTGTCAGGAATGCAATAACATGTTATATCCGAAAGaagacaaagaaaataaagtattgaTGTATGCTGTAAGTATCAGATGTCTTACTTTGCCTTTATGAAGActataattcttaattatctTTACAGTGTAGAAACTGCGATTTTAAACAACTGGCTGATAGCAATTGTATTTATGTGAACAAAATTATGCACGAAATTGAGTAAGTAATTGTAATTTGCTGCATGCATACAATATTGGATAGTATACAAAAAAACTGCAATTTTAACTTTGCTATTTCAGCGAACTAACACATATTGTAGCAGATGTGATATCAGATCCCACTTTACCAAGAACAGAAGAACACCCGTGTCCAAAGTGTAATCATAGAGAAGCTGTATTTTTCCAAGCACAGACCAGACGagcagaagaagaaatgaGATTATACTATGTTTGCACCAATCAACATTGCTCTCATAGATggacagaataaaataattgcaattttacatTCAGCATTGTAGttgtttgtattttctttatctATACGATACCATTGTAAAGACCataagtttaataaaagatGTATATTgctcgataataaataaaagaagattaaGAGGGGACTAGAGTGTACTTAATGTACATTAGTACTTTAAATgctgtatatgtatgtacacatCGATGTTAGTTACCACCTTGCGTCGTCAATAATTTTCCCTATCCTTAGTTCAGTTGTTTATAACCTAATTAtgccataattattatttatcgacgaCTCTGGGTTGTTTGTATATACGTGCAATTGTGGCGCCTCTATCGGATAGAAAGTAAAGCTCCGTTCGATGttcgtacagcgccaattacaCCGGTGGCAACACGCTCAAACTACTAGACAAAATCGACTATCGGTaatttggctaacagtttgagcgttttctCCCATAGAGGCGCCACCGCCTGCCGTAGACATTACAGATGTGGGTTTCTAGATTCAAGATTCTAAACttagattattataatgtagattgatatttattttaaatatgtacatatatttacattgatattaatttattagagtAAATTTGGAATGTTTCTATAGAGATAATTTGTCGCTGTCGTTATACGTACATACGTATTGCACCAAAAGTCCGTACGTTGCAACGATACCGTACAAGCTAACCAATTATAGTTGAGAATGGTTGAGAATACGCTCTGTCTCCGTTAGACCAAGCTCGAGACAGAACGTGACGAACGAGTGACGGGAATCTTTTAGCCGTTGGTCGGCGTCTACGGTAGCCGGAGAAGGTGTTCAAGGCGAGTTTGGTTATTTAGAGTACAAATTGGTAGCTGATTATGCGAATGAACGCAGCGTAACAGTAACAATAAGTAACATCCCCTCTGATCGTCCAGATCTAGAATGGCCGCCAGAGCGTTGACAACCGTTCTGCGATCAGGAAAAGGATTAGCTGGATTATGGAACGAGAAAGCACTGTGCGCAACAGCCTGCAGGACAGGAAATTCGTTCTGCAACGGAAGGTGATATTAACGTAACCAGTTTCACGTTCGAAGATGTCAAATGTAAATGCGCGATGTagatacatatacatacaatgTTATGTAATTGCTTCTTAACCTAAGAAAGGGTTTCgccgaaataaatttattgaatattacagACAACAGCGAAACGCTCATGATTTCAATCCGGACTATGACAGCGTAGCGGGCGAAATGAGGTTTCAGAGTTACTATTGCCCAACTACGTCTGAATGGAAACCAACCTTCGCTGACGCTGCCCTGAGAGGAGacgttaaaaatatgattatcAATTTTGGACCTCAACATCCAGCCGCGCACGGAGTATTGCGGTTGATTCTAGAGCTTGCCGGAGAAATCGTCAGTCGTGCCGATCCACATATAGGACTCTTGCATCGTGGTACAGAAAAGTTGATTGAATATAAAACCTACCTGCAGGCCTTACCTTACTTTGATCGGCTTGATTACGTCTCTATGATGTGTAACGAACAGTGTTTCTCGTTGgctattgaaaaattgctgaacATAGATATACCGATACGAGCGAAATATATTAGAAGTAAGTGACTGCTGTTTTGGTAAACTACTTGGAAGTAATTGTACAAGATCTGATTAGCTAATGAATTGATGCAGCAGTATTAATAACTCTCCCTCATATTTCTAGCTCTTTTCGGCGAGTTGACAAGAATTTTGAATCACATTATGGGCATTGGTACGCATGCATTGGATGTTGGTGCTATGACACCTTTCTTCTGGTTATTCGAAGAGCGGGAGAAGCTGATGGAGTTTTACGAGCGTGTCAGCGGTGCACGAATGCACGCTGCTTACATCCGTCCTGGTGGTGTTTCATTAGACATGCCGCTCGGTTTAATGGACGACATATACGAATGGGCGTCAAAATATGCTGAGCGTTTGGACGAGGTCGAAGACATGCTGACCGCGAACAGAGTTTGGATTTCTCGCACTCGCGATATTGGAATACTGTCTGCGGAGGACGCGCTGAATTGGGGTTGTAGCGGAGTAATGTTACGCGGATCGGGGATCAAATGGGATTTGAGGAAAGCTGCTCCTTACGACGCGTACGATCTCGTGGATTTCGATATTCCTATTGGCAAAAGGGGTGACTGTTACGACAGGTAGGCGTGTTTTCTTACAGCATTGGACTACGGGCTTTCCATTTGTGGAATCGACTTAAAACGTGAGGTttccgaatgaaattataatcgaGGGTAACTTTCAACTAATTAGCTAGACGTGTATTTGCAGTATAAATGTTGTCCGCCCCTAAAAAGGGGGTTTCGTTAACTTCGGTATTTCGAGCTCCACCATTGCGCAAATTATGTACACAATTGTTAGTAGTATCGTTTGTTTACAGGTATCTTTGCCGCATCGAAGAGATGCGTCAGTCGCTGCGAATTATATATCAGTGTCTAAATCAGATGCCACCGGGCGAAGTCAGAGTAGACGATGCAAAAATAGTTCCACCGAGACGAGAGGAAATGAAAACCAGTATGGAGGCTTTGATCCATCATTTCAAGCTGTACACGCAAGGATTTGCTGTGCCTCCGGGTGCCACCTACACCGCGATAGAAGCACCGAAGGGAGAATTTGGGGTTTATCTTGTAAGCGACGGTAGCAGCAAGCCTTACAGATGCAAGATCAAAGCTCCGGGTTTTGCTCACTTGTCCGCGTTGCGTCATATAGGTCCAGGTAGTATGGTCGCCGATGTTGTAGCAATTATCGGCACCCTGGACGTTGTATTTGGCGAAATCGACAGATAATTCTAGATATAATTCCTCCGAGTATTCCATGTTTTTGTAGTGTTGCCGTTTTGTAGGGTCTAACAAATAAATCGGCTTCGTTactctattaaaaaattgtctgagtTCATTCGTAACACCTGTAGCGTGTATTGTCACGTTCGAGTATGCGAAGATACGGTGCTGAAACTAAATCGGATCATGCGAATGTCAACTTCGTTTATTGTCACGCGAATTCGTATGTGTggtacgtatatgtatatactgtaTAGCAATTGCAAGCGAATCCGATCGAAACGGATGGTCATCTAATCGAGCAAATTTTCTTGTTTCCCATGCAGGAATTAGCAAGAAACTCTTGATAGCGATAATTAAGCCGTCGCGGGACAAGACGGGACGAAATGCAATCAGTtgcgtaatatttaaataaacacgaGTCTATAGATAATACGGTAGAAGCTGACACGATCTAGTGTACCGCAAGTCTAGTTTATCCGAGATTTCCGGAAATGTTTTCCGTGTCATGAAATTACAGGAATTAGGTTCCAATGAAGGGGTCAAGGGTCTCGTTATTCGTGATCCCGACGTGTTTCAAGCAAGGGCAACCCGTGCGTTACACAATTATTTCATAGCAGAGCAATTATACACGTGCTCATTCGCGTCAACAAACAATTCGCGGCATGCCGTGTCGTACCGTCTCGACTCGTTTCGTTTTAAGGAACGATCTTTTATGGAGAAACTTTTCCGCCCTACATAAGTAGGCCACTACAATGTCGACGAAAAGGGAGATAGAACGCAGCGCGTTCCTAAATCAGAAGGGAATGTTATTGCAGTTGTAATCGGCGTAAACGCCGTTAGTAATGACGGGTAGTAATGACCCGGGGCAGGTGAGATTGCCTGAATCTTGCATTATAGCGTTATAGAAATTGGCATGGACGTTTGTACGAGCACCGATGGTAAAGAAACAGAACGATAAAGAAGACGGGCAGAGAGTAGTTTGTCGGTAAGAGTCGAATAGATAGCAGGAGGATGGTGCGAGACTgagatgaaaaagaaatggaagATGGGGACGATAGTGGTGACGTGGTGACGGAGAAGGCAGAGAAGGATGGCGGTTCGCCTCCTGgttggaaaaagaaaaatgagctgtcagagaaagaggaaaactGGTtgttaaagagagagagggagagagaaagagtgttGTACGATAAGGTGGTGGTTGAAGTTGAGGTGGTGGGAGAACGCAACGTGGAAGGAGACCACGGCGAAGAGAACAGAAGGAAGAGAAGAATCGGTAGAATCGGAGAGCGAAAGAACCGGTGGgggtaataataaatcgttcaCCTGAACCGCATGCTTGCCGTTCACGATGCAGTCGTGCGGGAAGAGGGCAGCGTTCGTATAGACATCCGCGCGTAGTCTTTCGGGCGACCTCGTAGGGATCGCTTCGTTTCGTATCGCATCGCACCGCATCGTTTCCTTTCGATCTTGAGACTTTTCTGCTCTCGTATCGTATGCAGTGGCACTTTCAAATTCCACCGAGTCGCCAGTGTTCGACCGTTTCGCTGTGAACGGCAGTAAACACGAATGCAGCCGTTATCCGTGTTAGTTGGTAATTCGGTCGAGCGTTTTTCCGTCCCGTTGCTTCACGGCACGAACGTTTAAATTTTGCAAGAGTTTCAACGGAACGAGAAATTAACCAGCGCGAGCGTGCCAGGGCCCTTCTAGGGATCGGATTTTTGGAAGTTGATTTCGATTAACGCGAATTCCGATCGACTTGTGCGCGGAGAAAGCCGATGCGTGTGAAGCAGATAATTTGCAAATTGGCAGATAGCTAGCTCGATGCCCGTTGCTCGTTTCTCCGGTGAGCAGATTGCGCGCGCTCGGTGTCGTTGTTGCGTTCCCGTCGaatcgccgcgccggtggCACACTTGACGCTTCGAAAGGAGAATAGACTTTCTCCTTCTCACCGATCCTCGTGCCGCGAATCGCCGCGAACCACCGCGCGCCGTGTTTCGTTGCGTTGCTTTGCATTGCGTCGCGTTGCGTTGCGTCGCTTCGATTTGCCTTGTTTTGCTTCGCGGTCCGTTCTCGCGCGGAGTAAAGGACGT
Encoded proteins:
- the Rpii15 gene encoding RNA polymerase II subunit RpII15 is translated as MSKITGYDTHDDGPGFVGIRFCQECNNMLYPKEDKENKVLMYACRNCDFKQLADSNCIYVNKIMHEIDELTHIVADVISDPTLPRTEEHPCPKCNHREAVFFQAQTRRAEEEMRLYYVCTNQHCSHRWTE
- the Nd-49 gene encoding NADH dehydrogenase (ubiquinone) 49 kDa subunit isoform X1 — its product is MAARALTTVLRSGKGLAGLWNEKALCATACRTGNSFCNGRQQRNAHDFNPDYDSVAGEMRFQSYYCPTTSEWKPTFADAALRGDVKNMIINFGPQHPAAHGVLRLILELAGEIVSRADPHIGLLHRGTEKLIEYKTYLQALPYFDRLDYVSMMCNEQCFSLAIEKLLNIDIPIRAKYIRTLFGELTRILNHIMGIGTHALDVGAMTPFFWLFEEREKLMEFYERVSGARMHAAYIRPGGVSLDMPLGLMDDIYEWASKYAERLDEVEDMLTANRVWISRTRDIGILSAEDALNWGCSGVMLRGSGIKWDLRKAAPYDAYDLVDFDIPIGKRGDCYDRYLCRIEEMRQSLRIIYQCLNQMPPGEVRVDDAKIVPPRREEMKTSMEALIHHFKLYTQGFAVPPGATYTAIEAPKGEFGVYLVSDGSSKPYRCKIKAPGFAHLSALRHIGPGSMVADVVAIIGTLDVVFGEIDR
- the Nd-49 gene encoding NADH dehydrogenase (ubiquinone) 49 kDa subunit isoform X2 gives rise to the protein MRFQSYYCPTTSEWKPTFADAALRGDVKNMIINFGPQHPAAHGVLRLILELAGEIVSRADPHIGLLHRGTEKLIEYKTYLQALPYFDRLDYVSMMCNEQCFSLAIEKLLNIDIPIRAKYIRTLFGELTRILNHIMGIGTHALDVGAMTPFFWLFEEREKLMEFYERVSGARMHAAYIRPGGVSLDMPLGLMDDIYEWASKYAERLDEVEDMLTANRVWISRTRDIGILSAEDALNWGCSGVMLRGSGIKWDLRKAAPYDAYDLVDFDIPIGKRGDCYDRYLCRIEEMRQSLRIIYQCLNQMPPGEVRVDDAKIVPPRREEMKTSMEALIHHFKLYTQGFAVPPGATYTAIEAPKGEFGVYLVSDGSSKPYRCKIKAPGFAHLSALRHIGPGSMVADVVAIIGTLDVVFGEIDR